In one Fusobacterium perfoetens ATCC 29250 genomic region, the following are encoded:
- a CDS encoding DJ-1/PfpI family protein, with translation MKKVYVLLGEGFELIEATVPIDILKRAKIKVVTLSLNKDIFVNSAQNILIKADDMFNEYKDGDCIILPGGYSGYENLFRSEECLKLIKYYLENKKLVVAISGAPLFLAKNNLINEKNITIHYSNSNLVGDICNILDNPIMIDDNLITVCGTGYMQDLGFKLIEILSPDKLQKVKKGMNIK, from the coding sequence ATGAAGAAAGTTTATGTTTTATTAGGGGAGGGATTTGAGTTAATAGAAGCTACTGTTCCTATTGATATTTTAAAAAGAGCTAAAATAAAAGTGGTTACTCTTTCATTAAATAAAGATATTTTTGTTAATTCTGCACAAAATATTCTTATCAAAGCTGATGATATGTTTAATGAATATAAAGATGGAGATTGTATAATTTTACCTGGTGGTTATTCTGGATATGAAAATCTTTTTAGAAGTGAAGAATGTCTAAAACTTATTAAATATTATTTAGAAAATAAAAAACTTGTAGTTGCTATATCAGGAGCTCCTTTATTTCTTGCAAAAAATAATTTAATTAATGAAAAAAATATCACTATTCATTATTCAAACTCTAATTTAGTAGGTGATATTTGTAATATTTTGGATAATCCTATTATGATAGATGATAATCTTATTACTGTTTGTGGTACAGGTTATATGCAAGATTTAGGATTTAAACTTATTGAAATTTTATCTCCTGATAAACTTCAAAAAGTAAAAAAAGGTATGAATATAAAATAA
- the yqeC gene encoding selenium cofactor biosynthesis protein YqeC produces MYEKFNIIKKDIITITGAGGKTSLMFLLARELSKFGKVLVTTTTKIKIPNEDSFEKLIINSEIQEGNNKNIFVMGEKIENNKIVGLDYLKIENLKDKFDYILIEGDGAKEKLIKFWNNTEPCIPKYSTKIIGVLNLDVFNLKLDSENVHRYEILEKVLPNYREKNIDENFLIEYIKKAKYFDNNKNSEKFLFINGIDGIAKDKKEKIGIFIKKKLEDEKYKVKIILGSIK; encoded by the coding sequence ATGTATGAAAAATTTAATATAATAAAAAAAGATATAATTACTATAACAGGAGCAGGAGGAAAAACTTCATTAATGTTTTTATTAGCTAGGGAGTTGTCAAAATTTGGAAAAGTTTTAGTAACAACTACAACAAAAATAAAAATTCCTAATGAAGATAGTTTTGAAAAATTAATTATAAATAGTGAAATACAAGAAGGAAATAATAAAAATATTTTTGTTATGGGAGAAAAAATAGAAAATAATAAAATAGTAGGTTTAGACTATTTAAAGATAGAGAATTTAAAAGATAAGTTTGATTATATTTTAATAGAAGGAGATGGAGCAAAAGAAAAATTAATTAAATTTTGGAATAACACAGAACCATGTATACCTAAATATTCTACTAAAATTATAGGAGTGTTAAATTTAGATGTTTTTAATCTAAAGTTAGATAGTGAAAATGTTCATAGATATGAAATTTTAGAAAAAGTTTTACCAAATTATAGAGAAAAAAATATAGATGAAAATTTTTTGATAGAGTATATAAAAAAAGCAAAATATTTCGATAATAATAAAAATAGTGAAAAATTTTTATTTATTAATGGGATAGATGGCATAGCTAAAGATAAAAAAGAAAAAATAGGGATATTTATAAAGAAAAAATTAGAAGATGAAAAATATAAAGTTAAAATAATTTTAGGAAGTATAAAATAA
- the htpX gene encoding zinc metalloprotease HtpX, translating into MKNFKTFILMGVMTFIMLFIGNLIGGKQGVYFALILAGFTNFISYWFSDKIVLKMYNAKPVSVNSDLYKLVQGLVKKADLPMPKVYIIHSNQPNAFATGRNPKNAAVAVTSGLMEILDDNELSGVIGHELGHVNNRDILIGTVAATFAGAISFLANMARWGAIFGGNRDDEDRGNPIALLLVAVLAPIAAMLVQMAISRTREYKADEYGAKLSGNPLYLANALEKLEIGVARNPMNASPSTENMFIVSPLSSRDKMATLFSTHPSTKDRIARLYEMANL; encoded by the coding sequence ATGAAAAATTTTAAAACTTTTATACTTATGGGAGTAATGACTTTTATAATGCTTTTCATAGGTAATCTTATTGGAGGAAAACAAGGGGTATATTTTGCCCTTATTTTAGCTGGATTTACAAATTTTATTTCTTATTGGTTCAGTGATAAAATTGTTCTTAAAATGTATAATGCTAAACCAGTTTCTGTAAATTCTGACCTTTATAAACTTGTACAAGGATTGGTAAAAAAAGCTGATTTACCCATGCCTAAAGTTTATATAATTCATTCAAATCAACCTAATGCTTTTGCTACAGGAAGAAATCCAAAAAATGCTGCTGTGGCTGTTACTTCTGGACTTATGGAAATATTAGATGATAATGAACTTTCTGGAGTAATAGGACATGAACTAGGTCATGTAAATAATAGAGATATTTTAATTGGAACAGTGGCTGCTACTTTTGCTGGAGCTATATCTTTCTTAGCTAATATGGCTAGATGGGGAGCTATTTTTGGTGGAAATAGAGATGATGAAGATAGAGGAAATCCAATAGCACTTTTACTTGTAGCTGTTCTTGCTCCTATTGCTGCTATGCTTGTTCAAATGGCTATATCTCGTACTAGAGAGTATAAAGCTGATGAATATGGAGCTAAACTTAGTGGAAATCCTTTATATTTAGCTAATGCTTTAGAAAAACTTGAAATTGGAGTGGCTAGAAATCCTATGAATGCTAGTCCATCTACAGAAAATATGTTTATTGTAAGTCCTCTTTCATCAAGAGATAAAATGGCTACATTATTTAGTACTCATCCATCAACTAAAGATAGAATAGCTAGACTTTATGAAATGGCTAATCTTTAA
- a CDS encoding acylphosphatase, giving the protein MKTYHYIVSGKVQGVGYRFCVGYKLKKLEMKGIIRNLDSGDVEIYLQGEEEKIKDCERHIKLGSPYGKVTNIEREIVDIKEFSKFNIEY; this is encoded by the coding sequence ATGAAAACATATCATTATATAGTTAGTGGAAAAGTTCAAGGAGTAGGATATAGATTTTGTGTTGGATATAAATTAAAAAAGTTGGAAATGAAAGGAATAATTAGAAATTTAGATTCTGGTGATGTAGAAATATATCTTCAAGGTGAAGAGGAAAAAATAAAAGATTGTGAAAGACATATAAAATTAGGTTCTCCTTATGGAAAAGTAACTAACATTGAAAGAGAAATTGTAGATATAAAGGAATTTTCAAAATTTAATATTGAATATTAA
- a CDS encoding J domain-containing protein: MEIALIIALILFFIIAGILGPQRALGFIPILMIMAVLFVFFGYIIVAFFPFILIFLIWNLLTGKNNTNNGRTRTYYYRTSTNAEDFEEFFRRASEQNNGGYYYGGSYGNTNNGSNNYGGYRNYFEDKSKYYKILGIQEGASQEEIKKAFRTQAKLHHPDKYANASQSERDYHERKFKEINEAYEKLSSQ; encoded by the coding sequence ATGGAAATAGCTTTAATAATAGCATTGATTTTATTTTTTATAATAGCTGGTATTTTAGGACCACAAAGAGCATTAGGATTTATCCCTATATTAATGATAATGGCTGTACTATTTGTATTTTTTGGATATATAATTGTAGCTTTTTTCCCATTTATATTAATATTTTTAATTTGGAATTTATTAACAGGAAAAAATAATACTAATAATGGAAGAACTAGAACATATTATTATAGAACTAGTACTAATGCAGAAGATTTTGAAGAATTTTTTAGAAGAGCTAGCGAACAAAATAATGGTGGATATTATTATGGTGGAAGTTATGGAAATACAAATAATGGAAGCAATAACTATGGTGGATATAGAAATTATTTTGAAGATAAATCAAAATATTATAAAATTTTAGGAATTCAAGAGGGAGCTAGTCAAGAGGAGATAAAAAAGGCTTTTAGAACTCAGGCAAAACTTCATCACCCTGATAAATATGCAAATGCTTCTCAAAGTGAAAGAGATTATCATGAAAGAAAATTTAAAGAGATAAATGAAGCATATGAAAAATTAAGTTCACAATAA
- the glmU gene encoding bifunctional UDP-N-acetylglucosamine diphosphorylase/glucosamine-1-phosphate N-acetyltransferase GlmU — protein sequence MELKALILAAGKGTRMKSEKPKVIHEVNGIPMVKKILNELKKIDIKESILILGHKKEEILKTLGEIPYVVQEEQLGTGHAIIQAKELLKDYDGDVMILCGDTPLLKGETLKKMYEYHKTNNCITTVLTAIYENPFGYGRIVKENGKFIGIVEEKEATEEIRKIKEVNAGVYCCNSKELFKALDKIDNNNEKGEYYLTDIIKIQVNENKKVDSFVLEDSQEILGVNSKVELALASKILRERKNKELMEEGVILIDPDNTYIEETVKIGIDTIVYPGVVLQGNTIIGENCEIIGNTRIIDSTLKNNIRIESSVIEESILEDKVTMGPFAHLRPKAHLKEKVHIGNFVEVKKSTLESGVKAGHLTYLGNATIGKDTNIGAGTITCNYDGVNKFNTNIGEKVFIGSSTMLVAPVNIGSNSVTGAGSVITKDVPEDALAVERSKQLIKLKWRK from the coding sequence ATGGAATTAAAAGCTTTAATTCTAGCTGCTGGAAAAGGAACTAGAATGAAATCTGAAAAACCAAAAGTTATTCATGAAGTAAATGGAATACCAATGGTTAAAAAGATTTTAAATGAGTTAAAGAAAATTGATATAAAAGAAAGTATATTAATTTTAGGACATAAGAAAGAAGAAATTTTAAAAACTTTAGGTGAAATTCCTTATGTAGTTCAAGAAGAACAATTAGGAACAGGACATGCTATAATACAAGCAAAAGAATTATTAAAAGATTATGATGGAGATGTAATGATTCTTTGTGGGGATACTCCTCTTTTAAAAGGGGAAACTCTAAAGAAGATGTATGAATATCATAAAACTAATAATTGTATCACAACAGTTCTTACAGCTATTTATGAAAATCCATTTGGGTATGGAAGAATAGTAAAAGAAAATGGTAAATTTATAGGAATAGTTGAAGAAAAAGAAGCAACAGAAGAAATAAGAAAAATAAAAGAAGTAAATGCTGGAGTATATTGTTGTAATTCTAAAGAGCTTTTTAAAGCTTTGGACAAAATTGATAATAACAATGAAAAAGGTGAATATTATTTAACTGATATTATAAAAATTCAAGTTAATGAAAACAAAAAAGTAGATAGTTTTGTTTTAGAGGATAGTCAAGAAATTTTAGGAGTAAATTCAAAAGTTGAATTGGCCTTAGCATCTAAAATATTAAGAGAGAGAAAAAATAAAGAACTTATGGAAGAGGGAGTAATCCTTATAGACCCAGATAATACATATATTGAAGAAACAGTAAAAATAGGTATAGATACAATTGTTTATCCAGGAGTTGTATTACAAGGAAATACAATTATTGGAGAAAATTGTGAAATTATAGGAAATACTAGAATAATAGATAGTACATTGAAAAATAATATAAGAATAGAATCTTCTGTTATAGAAGAAAGTATATTAGAAGATAAAGTAACAATGGGACCTTTTGCTCATTTAAGACCAAAAGCACATTTAAAAGAAAAAGTACATATTGGAAACTTTGTTGAAGTTAAAAAATCTACTTTAGAATCAGGAGTAAAAGCAGGACATTTAACATATTTAGGAAATGCTACAATAGGAAAAGATACAAATATTGGCGCAGGAACAATTACATGTAATTATGATGGAGTCAATAAATTCAATACTAATATAGGTGAAAAAGTATTTATAGGAAGTAGTACAATGTTAGTTGCTCCAGTAAATATAGGAAGCAATTCTGTTACAGGAGCAGGATCTGTTATAACTAAAGATGTTCCAGAGGACGCTTTAGCAGTAGAAAGAAGTAAGCAATTAATAAAACTTAAATGGAGGAAATAA
- a CDS encoding ribose-phosphate diphosphokinase codes for MQIDMKEVKIFSGTSNVELAEKIAKRLGQKLGDAQIVRFKDGEIYVRVDETVRGRDVFIIQPTSGPVNENLMELLIFIDALKRASAKTINVLMPYYGYARQERKSSPREPITAKLVANLLTTAGANRLVGMDLHADQIQGFYDIPVDHLQALPLLAKYFLSKGFKGDDVVVVSPDIGGVKRARKLAEWLDCKIAIIDKRRPKPNLSEVMNLIGDVEGKIAIFIDDMIDTAGTITNGVEAIMNRGAKESYICCSHAILSDPAVDRLAKCPVKEVVITDTIRLPEEKRIDKIKVLSVDVLFAKAIERIVKHESVSELFDSIDTFEE; via the coding sequence ATGCAAATTGATATGAAAGAAGTTAAAATTTTTTCAGGAACATCAAATGTAGAATTAGCTGAGAAGATAGCTAAAAGATTAGGACAAAAGTTAGGAGATGCTCAAATCGTTAGATTTAAAGATGGGGAAATCTATGTAAGAGTAGATGAAACTGTCAGAGGAAGAGATGTATTTATTATTCAACCTACTTCAGGTCCAGTAAATGAAAATTTAATGGAACTTTTAATTTTCATTGATGCTTTAAAAAGAGCATCAGCTAAAACAATTAATGTTTTAATGCCTTATTATGGATATGCTAGACAAGAGAGAAAATCAAGTCCAAGAGAACCAATTACAGCAAAATTAGTTGCTAACTTACTTACTACAGCAGGAGCAAATAGATTAGTTGGTATGGATTTACATGCTGACCAAATCCAAGGATTCTATGATATTCCAGTAGACCATTTACAAGCATTACCTCTTTTAGCAAAATATTTCTTAAGTAAAGGATTTAAAGGTGATGATGTAGTAGTAGTATCTCCAGATATTGGTGGAGTAAAAAGAGCTAGAAAATTAGCAGAATGGTTAGATTGTAAAATTGCAATAATAGATAAAAGAAGACCAAAACCAAACTTATCAGAAGTAATGAACTTAATAGGAGATGTAGAAGGAAAAATTGCTATCTTCATAGATGATATGATAGATACAGCTGGAACTATAACAAATGGAGTAGAAGCTATAATGAATAGAGGAGCAAAAGAAAGTTATATTTGTTGTAGCCATGCAATTCTTTCAGACCCAGCAGTTGACAGATTAGCAAAATGTCCTGTAAAAGAAGTTGTTATAACTGATACAATAAGACTTCCAGAAGAAAAAAGAATAGATAAAATAAAAGTTTTATCAGTTGATGTACTATTTGCGAAAGCAATAGAAAGAATTGTTAAACATGAATCTGTTTCTGAACTATTCGATAGTATAGATACTTTTGAAGAATAA
- a CDS encoding L-threonylcarbamoyladenylate synthase, translating into MEISIKEIGEKLKKGNIIIYPTDTVYGVGGIIEEETLIKIYKAKSRSFSSPLIALVNSLEKVKEIAFIENKNQEKMEKLIKAFWPGGLTIILKKKEVVPSIMVSNGETVGVRMPNHKKALEIIESAGGILATTSANISGENTPSSFEELSEEFKKRVDIIVNGGKCPIGTASTIIDMSSENVKILREGSISKLEIENVIGKI; encoded by the coding sequence ATGGAAATTTCAATAAAAGAAATAGGAGAAAAATTAAAAAAAGGAAATATAATAATTTATCCAACTGATACAGTTTATGGTGTTGGAGGAATTATTGAAGAAGAAACATTAATAAAAATTTACAAAGCTAAAAGTAGGAGTTTTTCATCACCTTTAATAGCATTAGTAAATAGTTTGGAAAAAGTTAAAGAGATAGCTTTTATAGAAAATAAAAATCAAGAGAAAATGGAGAAATTAATAAAAGCTTTTTGGCCTGGAGGACTTACAATTATTTTAAAGAAAAAAGAAGTAGTACCTTCAATAATGGTTTCTAATGGAGAAACTGTTGGGGTAAGAATGCCCAATCATAAAAAAGCTTTAGAAATTATAGAAAGTGCTGGAGGGATATTAGCTACTACTAGTGCTAATATTTCAGGCGAAAATACTCCTTCATCATTTGAAGAACTTTCAGAGGAATTTAAAAAAAGAGTTGATATTATAGTTAATGGAGGAAAATGTCCTATAGGAACTGCTTCTACTATAATAGATATGAGCAGCGAAAATGTTAAAATTTTAAGAGAAGGAAGTATCTCTAAATTAGAAATAGAAAATGTAATAGGGAAAATATAA
- a CDS encoding Bax inhibitor-1/YccA family protein — MYYNDEKEYMSFDVNNKLLRSSFAYMIIGLFITFLVPAYIIFYNQNLIYTIMNLYLPIVILEFVVVIGLSGMLHKISTMTARLLFFFYSFLNGLVFSLIGVMVGDIYIIGYTLFTTIIMFGVTAAYGYFTSEDLSNYGGYLRTGLISIIIISIINIFLKAPSLYWMVTIMGVVIFSALTAYDVNKIKNMAYEISYGDESTIEKLGVIGALTLYLDFINLFLYLLRIFSRKGRD; from the coding sequence ATGTATTATAATGATGAAAAAGAGTATATGAGTTTTGATGTAAACAATAAATTATTGAGGTCATCTTTTGCTTATATGATAATAGGACTTTTTATAACTTTTTTAGTTCCAGCATATATAATATTCTATAATCAAAATTTGATTTATACAATAATGAACTTATATTTACCAATAGTAATTTTAGAGTTTGTAGTAGTAATAGGATTATCAGGAATGTTACATAAAATCTCTACTATGACAGCAAGATTATTATTTTTCTTCTATTCATTTTTAAATGGATTAGTTTTTTCATTAATAGGAGTAATGGTAGGAGATATTTATATTATAGGATACACTTTATTTACAACAATAATAATGTTTGGAGTAACAGCTGCTTATGGATATTTTACTAGTGAAGATTTGAGTAACTATGGTGGGTATTTAAGAACAGGTTTAATATCAATTATAATAATTAGTATAATAAATATATTTTTAAAAGCTCCATCATTATATTGGATGGTAACTATAATGGGAGTAGTGATATTTTCAGCTTTAACAGCTTATGATGTTAATAAAATAAAAAATATGGCTTATGAAATTTCATATGGTGATGAAAGTACTATAGAAAAATTAGGAGTAATAGGAGCTTTGACTCTTTATTTAGATTTTATAAATTTATTCTTATATCTATTAAGAATATTTTCAAGAAAAGGAAGAGATTAA
- a CDS encoding MATE family efflux transporter — MNKILLLFKYDKIFIKNLLILSLPLIGQNLVTSSLNLLDNIMIGHLGVNEIAAVGLANQYYLVFFLTMTAVCVGGSVLMSQFWGKRELHNIKKFSGISYIISLLVTLIFTLIALFFPQIIIKAFINNEKVIEIGSNYLRTVAPSYIFTCLSFNFCATMRSVGETSTPMKGSIIGFLFNGILNYIFIFGKLGLEPMGVVGAALGTTFSRLIEFLYLTYIVYIKNHIIKATFKELFSFDSYDVKLFIKTATPVVINDFIWVSGVTAYSKSYSLLGADAIATMQIAGITNNLFHIFGIGLGVASSIIIGHSIGAGESIQEVFEKGKKMASFSFLVGIVVGILFFITSPLIPLFFNVSTEIKENILIILKIMAFILPFRFLGMSFIIGSFRGGGDVLYATIAEGVSMWLLAIPLGFFSVFFFNIDIKILYLLICLEEVGRLLFGFPRFISKRWIKALV; from the coding sequence ATGAATAAAATTTTATTGCTTTTCAAATATGACAAAATATTTATTAAGAATTTATTAATTTTATCTTTACCATTAATAGGACAAAATTTAGTTACTTCTTCTTTAAATCTACTTGACAATATTATGATAGGACATTTAGGAGTTAACGAAATTGCTGCTGTTGGATTGGCTAATCAATATTATTTAGTATTTTTCCTTACTATGACTGCTGTTTGTGTAGGAGGAAGTGTTCTTATGTCACAGTTCTGGGGAAAAAGAGAATTACATAATATAAAAAAATTCTCTGGAATTTCTTATATTATTTCCTTATTAGTTACACTAATCTTTACACTAATTGCTTTATTTTTTCCTCAAATTATTATAAAAGCTTTTATAAATAATGAAAAAGTTATTGAAATTGGTTCTAATTATTTAAGAACAGTTGCTCCTAGTTATATTTTTACTTGTTTATCATTTAATTTTTGCGCAACTATGAGAAGTGTTGGAGAAACTTCAACTCCTATGAAAGGGAGTATAATTGGTTTTCTTTTTAATGGAATATTGAATTATATTTTTATTTTTGGAAAGCTTGGATTAGAGCCTATGGGAGTTGTTGGAGCTGCTTTAGGAACAACTTTTTCAAGACTTATCGAATTCTTATATCTTACTTATATAGTATATATAAAAAATCATATAATAAAAGCTACTTTTAAAGAATTATTTTCATTTGATTCTTATGATGTGAAACTTTTTATTAAAACTGCTACTCCAGTAGTTATTAATGATTTTATATGGGTTTCTGGAGTTACAGCTTATTCAAAATCTTATTCTTTATTAGGTGCTGATGCTATAGCTACTATGCAAATAGCTGGAATAACAAATAATTTATTTCATATTTTTGGAATAGGACTTGGAGTGGCTAGTTCAATTATTATTGGACATAGTATAGGAGCTGGAGAATCTATTCAAGAAGTTTTTGAAAAAGGAAAAAAAATGGCTTCTTTTTCTTTTTTAGTTGGAATTGTTGTTGGAATTTTATTTTTTATTACTTCTCCTTTAATACCTTTATTTTTCAATGTATCAACTGAAATAAAAGAAAATATATTAATAATTTTAAAAATAATGGCTTTTATTTTACCTTTTAGATTTTTAGGAATGAGTTTTATTATAGGTTCTTTTAGAGGTGGTGGAGATGTTTTATATGCTACTATTGCTGAAGGAGTTTCTATGTGGCTTTTAGCTATACCACTTGGGTTTTTCTCAGTATTTTTCTTTAATATAGATATAAAAATCTTATATTTATTAATTTGCTTAGAAGAAGTAGGAAGACTTTTATTTGGTTTCCCTAGATTTATTTCTAAAAGATGGATTAAAGCTTTAGTATAA
- a CDS encoding threonine/serine ThrE exporter family protein encodes MDKTLNKLESEILELTSYTGKVILQNGGEVYRAEDVICRVGRHYGYEIETFVTLTCIVVSIKGKDEQYHSLVTRISERSWNLNKIHKTNKLIREIDNYTFDEFYEKLKKIDNNFYIELYRYMAGFVFVSIFFTLLFGGNFRDSLIGGLTGITVGVGSYYLGKMGANGVLINSIGSMICTTIPCIGNYYGYTENTSIIIISCLMNLVPGLVFVNAIRDFISGDLIAGSSRLMEAIMIATSLAVGAGVILKIYTTIGGVIY; translated from the coding sequence ATGGATAAAACTCTTAATAAATTAGAAAGTGAAATTTTAGAATTAACTTCATATACAGGTAAAGTAATTCTTCAAAATGGAGGAGAAGTTTATAGGGCAGAAGATGTTATTTGTAGAGTAGGAAGACATTATGGATATGAAATAGAAACTTTTGTTACCTTGACTTGTATAGTTGTATCTATAAAAGGAAAGGATGAGCAGTATCATTCTTTAGTTACAAGGATATCAGAGAGAAGTTGGAACCTAAATAAAATTCATAAGACTAATAAACTTATAAGAGAAATAGATAATTATACTTTTGATGAATTTTATGAAAAATTAAAAAAAATAGATAATAATTTTTATATTGAATTATACAGATATATGGCAGGTTTTGTTTTTGTATCCATTTTTTTTACCCTACTTTTTGGTGGAAATTTTAGAGATTCTTTAATAGGTGGACTTACAGGAATAACAGTTGGAGTAGGAAGTTATTATTTAGGAAAAATGGGAGCTAATGGAGTTTTAATAAATAGTATAGGAAGTATGATATGTACAACAATTCCTTGTATAGGAAATTATTATGGGTATACAGAAAATACATCTATAATAATAATTTCTTGTTTAATGAATTTAGTTCCAGGATTAGTATTTGTGAATGCGATAAGAGATTTTATTTCTGGAGATTTAATAGCAGGAAGTTCAAGACTTATGGAAGCTATTATGATAGCTACTTCTTTGGCTGTTGGAGCTGGGGTTATTTTAAAAATTTATACTACTATTGGAGGTGTAATTTATTAA
- a CDS encoding threonine/serine exporter family protein: MIGQFGYSALATYGFCLIFNVRGIIGFYASIVGGLGWLVYYIFNKMGYSLAISFFLAGAVATLGSEIIARKLKTPVTSSLIPTFTPLVPGSGAYYTMLYLVNGEYEKAMEKGAETFIISIAIIFGFLVITDFFKLYTKYKNRKKRG; the protein is encoded by the coding sequence ATGATAGGACAATTTGGATATTCAGCATTGGCAACTTATGGTTTTTGTCTTATTTTTAATGTAAGAGGAATCATTGGATTTTATGCTTCAATAGTAGGAGGGCTAGGTTGGTTGGTATATTATATTTTTAATAAAATGGGATATTCTCTAGCTATTTCTTTTTTCTTGGCTGGAGCAGTAGCTACATTAGGTTCAGAAATTATAGCTCGAAAATTAAAAACTCCTGTAACTTCATCACTTATTCCAACATTTACTCCTTTAGTGCCAGGAAGTGGTGCATATTATACAATGTTATATCTTGTAAATGGTGAATATGAAAAAGCCATGGAAAAAGGAGCAGAAACTTTTATAATATCAATAGCAATAATATTTGGATTTTTAGTAATAACAGATTTTTTTAAACTATACACTAAATATAAAAATAGAAAAAAGAGAGGTTAA
- the ybaK gene encoding Cys-tRNA(Pro) deacylase: MKKTNAVRELEQHKIKYSLREYKVDENDLSAIHVALETGLELERVFKTLTLLNEKNELIVACIPGGDNIDLKKLAKVANCKKVEMLPLKDLTAYTGYVRGGCSPIGIKKKHTSFIHESSLKYETIIFSGGMRGLQIEMSAKDLINYLKMTVGDIIV; this comes from the coding sequence TTGAAAAAAACAAATGCAGTAAGAGAGTTAGAGCAACATAAAATAAAATATTCTCTTAGAGAATATAAAGTAGATGAAAATGATTTAAGTGCTATTCATGTAGCTTTAGAAACAGGATTAGAATTAGAAAGAGTTTTTAAAACATTAACTTTATTAAATGAAAAAAATGAATTAATAGTAGCTTGTATTCCTGGAGGAGATAATATTGATTTAAAAAAATTAGCAAAAGTGGCTAATTGTAAAAAAGTTGAGATGTTACCTCTAAAAGATTTAACAGCTTATACAGGCTATGTAAGAGGAGGATGTTCTCCAATAGGGATAAAAAAGAAACACACAAGTTTTATTCATGAATCATCTTTAAAATATGAAACAATAATTTTTAGTGGTGGAATGAGAGGACTTCAAATAGAGATGTCAGCAAAAGATTTAATAAATTATTTAAAAATGACAGTAGGAGACATTATAGTATAA
- a CDS encoding NUDIX hydrolase, with protein MEKQLLEDFLQNKIKDKIIGQEKKLLFSVMVLFCEVNGKLNLLFEKRAMNIAQGGEISFPGGKKEKGDVDFTETALRETEEEIGISRDRIEKVINYGKLVMATGQLIEVKLGYIENFNLNEIQLNKDEVERVFLVPLEFLLKTEPYIEKVMVQNNPHYENGNKKIIFPSEKLGLPQIYWKPWGREREIYFYKYKDDIIWGITGEIIYSLINDIKNSK; from the coding sequence GTGGAAAAACAATTATTAGAAGATTTTTTACAAAATAAAATAAAAGATAAAATAATTGGTCAAGAAAAGAAATTATTATTTTCTGTTATGGTATTATTTTGTGAAGTTAATGGGAAGTTAAATTTACTTTTTGAAAAAAGAGCTATGAATATAGCTCAAGGTGGAGAAATATCTTTTCCAGGGGGAAAAAAAGAGAAAGGAGATGTAGATTTTACAGAAACAGCTCTTAGAGAAACAGAAGAAGAAATAGGAATCTCAAGAGATAGAATAGAAAAAGTAATAAATTATGGGAAATTAGTGATGGCTACAGGTCAATTAATAGAAGTTAAATTAGGATATATAGAAAATTTTAATTTGAATGAAATACAATTAAATAAAGATGAAGTAGAGAGAGTTTTTTTAGTTCCTTTGGAATTTTTATTAAAAACAGAACCTTATATAGAAAAGGTTATGGTTCAAAATAATCCTCATTATGAAAATGGAAATAAAAAAATAATATTTCCATCAGAAAAATTAGGACTTCCACAAATTTATTGGAAGCCATGGGGAAGGGAAAGAGAGATTTATTTTTATAAATATAAAGATGATATTATTTGGGGAATAACAGGAGAGATTATTTATTCCTTAATTAATGATATAAAAAATAGTAAATAG